A stretch of Leisingera sp. S132 DNA encodes these proteins:
- a CDS encoding OpgC family protein encodes MSSVAPFPGPQKDPSAANRAAPPPQAAQPRVRDPRLDFYRGIAMFIILVAHVPGNRWASWIPARFGFSDATEIFVFCSGMASAIAFGSSYAKQGWWLGTARVVFRCWQVYWAHIGLFFFLAASMAMLDLYGGFDKSYIGSLNLHWFFTNTVQQLTGLFTLTYVPNYFDILPMYLVVLLLMPLMMGLEKAGLWAVAAASILIWLTANPYMIGLGPDGISFMAEPWSEREWFFNPLGWQLLFFTGFAFMKGWLPAPPVSKALVILAAAFVILSAPFGSWKVFLWVEAANKDLASLIRPTWEITAEWREKTDFGLLRYAHFLSLAYLGWVAAGTGGKRLIATGHSLAARIWAVLLKLITKVGQQSLAVFVFSMALARFIGFALDQTDRAVMTTAFANLVGFFLIIVCAYTAAWFKSQPWRAKR; translated from the coding sequence CCGCCACAGGCGGCGCAGCCGCGCGTCCGCGACCCGCGGCTCGACTTCTACCGCGGCATCGCGATGTTCATCATCCTGGTGGCGCATGTCCCGGGCAACCGCTGGGCCAGCTGGATCCCGGCCCGGTTCGGCTTTTCCGACGCAACAGAGATCTTCGTCTTCTGCTCCGGCATGGCCTCGGCCATTGCCTTTGGCAGTTCCTATGCCAAACAAGGCTGGTGGCTGGGCACAGCCCGGGTCGTCTTCCGCTGCTGGCAGGTCTACTGGGCCCACATCGGCCTGTTTTTCTTCCTGGCCGCCTCGATGGCGATGCTTGATCTCTATGGCGGCTTCGACAAGAGCTACATCGGGTCTTTGAACCTGCACTGGTTCTTCACCAACACGGTGCAGCAGCTCACCGGGCTGTTCACCCTCACTTACGTGCCGAACTATTTCGACATCCTGCCGATGTATCTAGTGGTTCTGCTGCTGATGCCGCTGATGATGGGGCTGGAGAAGGCAGGCCTGTGGGCCGTGGCCGCCGCCAGCATCCTGATCTGGCTCACCGCCAACCCCTACATGATCGGCCTGGGTCCGGACGGCATCTCCTTCATGGCGGAACCCTGGTCGGAGCGTGAGTGGTTCTTCAACCCGCTCGGCTGGCAGCTGCTGTTCTTCACCGGCTTTGCCTTCATGAAAGGCTGGCTTCCCGCACCGCCGGTCTCCAAGGCGCTGGTCATTCTGGCCGCCGCATTTGTGATCCTGTCCGCCCCCTTCGGCTCCTGGAAAGTCTTCCTGTGGGTGGAAGCGGCGAACAAGGATCTGGCCAGCCTGATCCGTCCCACCTGGGAAATCACCGCTGAGTGGCGCGAGAAAACAGACTTCGGCCTGCTGCGCTATGCCCATTTCCTGTCACTCGCCTATCTCGGCTGGGTCGCCGCGGGCACCGGCGGCAAACGGCTCATTGCCACCGGCCATTCGTTGGCTGCGCGCATCTGGGCGGTTTTGCTGAAACTGATCACCAAGGTCGGCCAGCAATCGCTTGCAGTGTTTGTTTTTTCGATGGCTCTGGCCCGTTTCATCGGCTTTGCGCTTGACCAGACCGACCGCGCGGTTATGACCACGGCATTCGCCAACCTGGTTGGCTTTTTCCTAATCATTGTCTGCGCTTACACCGCAGCTTGGTTCAAGTCGCAACCTTGGAGAGCCAAGCGATGA
- a CDS encoding PHB depolymerase family esterase — translation MNGAIPGLAAALLAAAWGSVAAAGCGEGVEACSVEAGQYHIVLPDREAGDGAVPVVMFLHGYGGSGSSVLRNRDMVAWLTGRGYAVIAPEGRKRDGTGPQNWGFGPFDEGRDEGAFFAAVLADANARFGTSQSQTVLAGFSAGAFMVHYLACRTPAAFAAYAPVSGAFWRPQPERCEGPVRLLQVHGWRDEVVPLEGRILGGGRFEQGDAFAALEVWRKANACASHAPDRAWSANGLMRRRWDCGPGADIELVLFDGGHSVPRGWAGLMAEWFEDQPAVR, via the coding sequence ATGAACGGGGCAATTCCGGGCCTTGCGGCGGCTTTGCTGGCGGCGGCGTGGGGCAGCGTTGCTGCCGCTGGCTGCGGGGAAGGGGTGGAGGCCTGCAGTGTGGAAGCGGGCCAGTACCACATCGTGCTGCCGGACAGGGAAGCCGGGGACGGTGCCGTGCCTGTGGTGATGTTCCTGCACGGTTATGGCGGCAGCGGCAGCAGCGTGCTGCGCAACCGGGACATGGTGGCGTGGCTGACCGGGCGCGGCTATGCGGTGATTGCACCCGAGGGGCGCAAGCGCGACGGCACCGGGCCGCAGAACTGGGGCTTTGGCCCCTTTGACGAAGGCCGTGACGAGGGGGCATTTTTTGCCGCGGTGCTGGCCGATGCCAATGCGCGTTTTGGCACGTCGCAGTCGCAGACCGTGCTGGCAGGGTTTTCGGCAGGTGCTTTCATGGTGCATTACCTGGCTTGCCGCACGCCTGCGGCCTTTGCCGCCTATGCGCCGGTGTCCGGGGCGTTCTGGCGGCCGCAGCCGGAGCGCTGCGAGGGGCCGGTGCGGCTGCTGCAGGTGCATGGCTGGCGCGACGAGGTGGTGCCGCTGGAGGGGCGGATCCTGGGCGGCGGACGGTTCGAGCAGGGCGATGCCTTTGCCGCGCTGGAAGTGTGGCGGAAGGCCAATGCTTGCGCCTCTCATGCGCCGGACCGGGCGTGGAGCGCCAATGGACTGATGCGCCGCCGATGGGACTGCGGTCCGGGGGCGGATATTGAGCTGGTGCTGTTTGACGGCGGCCATTCGGTGCCAAGGGGCTGGGCCGGGCTGATGGCGGAGTGGTTCGAGGATCAGCCTGCCGTGCGCTGA
- a CDS encoding glucan biosynthesis protein, with translation MSFISRRTFLAAALGSTALAALPGTASEAVPFTRDIVVAKARALAAADYAERPTVPKDWLNQSYDDYKARWFRTKDALWAGTDRSYNVDFFLPGLYFPRAIQINTVANGLSARVPFDLSLFDKSDKAPDLTTEGNLGYSGLRLRTEQSEPGKKTEFCVFQGASYFRAIGTGNAYGQSARGLALKTADPEGEEFPEFIEFWLEAPAPGQRHMVVHALMDSPSVTGAYRFTITPGSSAVMDVEATLFAREELSHAGLAPLTSMFLFDAKNRHAFDDFRPAVHDTDGLLVVNGHGETLWRPLSNPKRLQVSSFVDENPRGFGLMQRARKLSDFNDLEAFYHKRPCLWVEPKQDWGKGAVTLVEIPADKEIYDNIVAYWRPREPYAKGSEIRLDYRLTWGSEPSLPLPRVLSTAEGARIFGGPGRIITIDFDSHPLLDGDPEDLDVHIHSPHVAASDGVLQRNPETGGMRLAFYFDPEDRDHIEFRAQLRRDGNPASEVWLYRWTA, from the coding sequence ATGAGCTTTATTTCCCGCCGCACATTCCTGGCTGCTGCATTGGGCAGCACCGCCCTGGCAGCACTGCCCGGCACGGCCAGTGAAGCCGTGCCGTTCACCCGCGACATCGTAGTTGCCAAGGCCCGCGCCTTGGCCGCCGCGGATTATGCCGAACGCCCCACCGTGCCGAAGGACTGGCTGAATCAGTCCTATGATGATTACAAGGCCCGCTGGTTCCGCACCAAGGATGCGCTTTGGGCCGGGACAGACCGCAGCTACAACGTCGATTTCTTCCTGCCCGGCCTCTATTTCCCGCGGGCCATCCAGATCAACACAGTGGCAAACGGGCTGTCCGCCCGGGTGCCCTTCGATCTGTCGCTGTTCGACAAATCCGACAAGGCTCCGGATCTGACCACCGAAGGCAACCTGGGCTACTCCGGCCTGCGCCTGCGCACCGAGCAGTCCGAACCCGGCAAGAAAACCGAATTCTGCGTGTTCCAGGGCGCCAGCTACTTCCGCGCCATCGGCACTGGCAACGCCTACGGGCAGTCGGCCCGCGGCCTGGCGCTCAAGACCGCCGACCCCGAGGGCGAGGAATTCCCCGAGTTCATCGAATTCTGGCTGGAGGCCCCCGCGCCCGGCCAGCGCCATATGGTCGTCCATGCGCTGATGGACTCCCCCTCCGTGACCGGTGCCTACCGCTTTACCATCACTCCTGGCAGCAGCGCCGTGATGGATGTGGAGGCAACGCTGTTTGCCCGCGAAGAGCTGTCTCACGCCGGCCTCGCGCCGCTCACCTCGATGTTTCTGTTCGACGCCAAGAACCGCCACGCCTTCGACGATTTCCGCCCGGCGGTGCACGACACCGACGGCCTGCTGGTGGTTAATGGCCATGGCGAGACCCTGTGGCGGCCGCTCTCCAACCCGAAGCGCCTGCAGGTGTCGTCCTTCGTTGACGAAAACCCGCGTGGCTTTGGCCTCATGCAACGCGCCCGCAAACTGTCGGACTTCAACGACCTGGAGGCCTTCTACCACAAACGCCCCTGCCTCTGGGTCGAACCCAAGCAGGACTGGGGCAAAGGCGCCGTTACCCTGGTGGAGATTCCGGCGGACAAGGAAATTTACGACAACATCGTCGCCTACTGGCGCCCGCGAGAGCCCTATGCAAAGGGAAGCGAGATCAGGCTCGACTACCGCCTCACCTGGGGCAGCGAACCGTCCCTGCCGCTGCCGCGTGTGCTGTCCACCGCCGAGGGCGCCCGTATTTTCGGCGGGCCGGGCCGGATCATCACCATCGACTTCGATTCGCACCCGCTGCTCGATGGCGATCCGGAGGACCTTGACGTTCACATCCACTCTCCCCATGTGGCCGCCAGCGACGGCGTGCTGCAGCGCAACCCGGAAACGGGCGGCATGCGCCTCGCTTTCTACTTCGATCCCGAAGACCGGGATCACATCGAATTTCGCGCCCAGCTCAGGAGAGACGGCAACCCCGCTTCCGAAGTCTGGCTTTACAGGTGGACCGCATGA
- the mdoH gene encoding glucans biosynthesis glucosyltransferase MdoH yields the protein MTACDLMPPEQPLAMPEQDFSKDFRDAAAPGGAAPRQVALWRLLAFSPAMAATGVLTWVMGGWFTDGGFSVLEVILLALIAFNFFWIAFTVSTVLLGLYSLSRRERTATRGAARPMKVALLMPVYNEVPWYVLGNAQTMLQELHGRGGLHEYAMFILSDTRDDAIAAQERASVEALRTMLPAGTELYYRRRDDNEGRKVGNISDWVRRWGAGYEAMLVLDADSLMTGRAIARLADALARDPGAGLIQSYPQLIGAQSVFGRMQQFANGVYGLALAEGLARWAGHEGNYWGHNAIIRTRAFAACAGLPLLRSRFGGGGKLIMSHDFVEAGLLRRAGWSVRFLPRIRGSYEETPATLIDHILRDRRWCQGNLQHLNLLHAKGFRAISRFHLFAGAIGYLMAPVWFALLVLWAVIGRSEEASVISYFSEANPFRPSWPDMSEPKHVLVIILIYAMLLAPKMLAAMALPLTGSRFSEYGGPVHFALSFVSEVVLAILYAPILMVQQMIAVFRTALGLQRGWAPQARDGGSYSLRTLAACHALETVSGVALWAGILTGTVSLWLAPIALSLVLAVPLSALSGVKTVNRIRHWMATREEFTEPQITRAARAARADLKALLDGSTARSTPAE from the coding sequence ATGACCGCGTGTGATCTGATGCCCCCGGAGCAGCCCCTGGCGATGCCGGAACAGGACTTCAGCAAGGACTTTCGTGACGCCGCCGCCCCCGGCGGCGCGGCACCGCGCCAGGTGGCCCTGTGGCGCCTGCTGGCGTTTTCGCCCGCAATGGCCGCAACCGGCGTTCTGACCTGGGTCATGGGCGGCTGGTTCACCGACGGCGGCTTCTCGGTGCTGGAGGTGATCCTGCTGGCGCTGATTGCGTTCAACTTCTTCTGGATCGCCTTCACCGTCTCCACCGTTCTGCTGGGCCTCTACAGCTTGTCGCGCCGCGAGCGCACCGCCACCCGCGGCGCTGCCCGCCCGATGAAGGTGGCGCTCCTGATGCCGGTCTACAACGAGGTGCCCTGGTACGTGCTGGGCAACGCCCAGACCATGCTGCAGGAACTGCACGGCCGCGGCGGCCTGCACGAATACGCGATGTTCATCCTGTCGGACACCCGCGACGACGCGATTGCTGCACAGGAACGCGCCAGCGTCGAGGCGCTGCGCACCATGCTTCCCGCAGGCACAGAGCTTTACTACCGCCGCCGCGATGACAACGAGGGCCGCAAGGTCGGCAACATCTCCGACTGGGTGCGCCGCTGGGGCGCAGGCTATGAGGCGATGCTGGTGCTGGACGCCGACAGCCTGATGACCGGCCGCGCCATCGCCCGGCTGGCCGATGCGCTGGCCCGCGACCCCGGCGCCGGCCTGATCCAGAGCTACCCCCAGCTGATCGGCGCGCAGTCGGTCTTTGGCCGCATGCAGCAGTTTGCCAACGGCGTCTACGGCCTGGCACTTGCCGAAGGCCTGGCCCGCTGGGCAGGCCACGAGGGCAACTACTGGGGCCACAACGCCATCATCCGCACCCGCGCCTTTGCCGCCTGCGCCGGCCTGCCGCTGTTGCGCTCGCGCTTCGGCGGCGGCGGCAAGCTGATCATGAGCCATGACTTCGTCGAGGCAGGCCTGTTGCGGCGCGCGGGATGGTCAGTGCGTTTCCTGCCGCGCATCCGCGGCTCCTATGAGGAAACCCCCGCCACCCTGATCGACCACATCCTGCGCGACCGCCGCTGGTGCCAGGGCAACCTGCAGCACCTGAACCTGCTGCATGCCAAAGGCTTCCGCGCGATCTCCCGCTTCCACCTGTTTGCCGGCGCGATCGGCTATCTGATGGCGCCGGTCTGGTTTGCCCTGCTGGTCCTTTGGGCGGTGATCGGCCGCAGCGAAGAGGCCTCGGTGATCAGCTACTTCAGCGAAGCCAACCCCTTCCGCCCCAGCTGGCCGGACATGTCCGAACCCAAGCACGTGCTGGTGATCATCCTGATCTACGCCATGCTGCTGGCGCCCAAGATGCTGGCGGCAATGGCCCTGCCGCTGACCGGCAGCCGCTTTTCCGAATACGGCGGCCCGGTGCATTTCGCGCTGTCCTTCGTGTCTGAGGTGGTGCTCGCCATCCTCTATGCGCCGATCCTGATGGTGCAGCAGATGATCGCGGTGTTCCGCACCGCCCTTGGCTTGCAACGCGGTTGGGCACCGCAGGCACGCGACGGCGGCAGCTACTCCCTGCGCACCCTTGCGGCGTGCCACGCGCTGGAAACCGTCAGCGGCGTTGCGCTCTGGGCCGGCATCCTGACCGGAACTGTCTCGCTGTGGCTGGCACCGATTGCGCTGTCGCTGGTGCTGGCGGTGCCGCTGTCGGCGCTGTCCGGCGTCAAGACGGTGAACCGCATCCGCCACTGGATGGCCACGCGGGAGGAGTTCACCGAACCCCAGATCACCCGCGCCGCCCGGGCTGCCCGCGCCGATCTCAAGGCCCTGCTGGACGGCTCCACCGCCCGCAGCACCCCGGCAGAGTAG